The genome window AAAAACCCAGTCACCTAAAGAcggatttatttattttaaaaaataaaaattgaagagCTAAGATACATAAGAAAATGATAAGTCCATTCCACTCAAAAAGTAATAAATGAAACAATGAAGGAACCATTAAGGGGGGAAAATATCATAATTTATAAGATAAACTCATCAACTTGAACTGCAGCCCTACTAAATCAATATCCCCTCTTGAATTCACCTGCACATAAATAAGTTCCAAACCTGTTCAGTACTTTCGATCTGTGTTGCTTAAACTCTTCAAAAAATATAGTATGATGTGTGTCCAATTCTCTAAAAGTAGTACAAATTAATTTATGCTTGTAAGTTAAAGGAGTTTTGATATATGTCTATGAACTGAAATGTTCGAAAAAATTAAAACTGTTCTTATTGGACGATATATTATGATACTTTACATTAAGTTCTTGACCCTAAAAATACTCAGAAATAAATGTATAGAGAAAAAGAGAAGATAAGCTCACATACCTCAGATTGAATAATGTGAAGACTCCTTTGATTAATTTTGGAGGAAACACAGCTAATAACAAGCAGCCCTTCTTCCATAAGAACCCTAAGCACTTTGGAAAGAGTCAACCCTTCTCCCAAATTACTGATCACTGAAATTTCCACTCCTTCCTTACATTTTTTCACTCTTATTCTATCCTGATTTTCATCACTTTTCAAGGAGGAAGCTGGTGCAGCCAAGTGAGAGATATGATCAGAACTACAAATATTTCtcatttctttcaatctttctctcttactttccaGCTCCTCTATGTCCTTCCGCATGTCTTTTATGTAATCCACAATCTCTTCTAGATGATCAGATATTGATCTCTTTccctatataaatatataatcatAAAACAAGATCAGAATTATGGTTTCTGAATATGAACATCACAtgtataatgcaaagatatttgACTTGATTTGGTGTCTTAATTTGACATgacaatgaaaaatattttcaatgagAAAGTCATATCAGGTGTTTGATTGTCAGAGAGTGTTTTTCATTCACCaatcaagaaaaatatttttcatggaaAACAATTTTCGTCGTAGCAAAGACATTCTTAATATATGCAAATATTTGTATACTGACCATGAGATACTTAGAAGGGATAAGAAGGCGTAAACGTTGGTAAAGGCGAGCCATATCGCGCCTTCTTTGCCTTTCAACGTCTCTGCGTACGACTTTCTTCTCAGTATTCTTTTTCTCTTTAGGGGGTTTGCCTTTGCCAGCATCTTGATCAAAATTGGTGATTGCAGCTTTCCTTTTAGGGCTTTGTGTTTGTAATGAAGCTGATGAATCTTGCTTTCGAGGAATCAATGTCGGAggcggaggaggaggaggaggaggagaacaaAGTAAATGTAAGAGGTTTTCTACTTGTGCAAAATCAAATTGATCAGAATCATCCATAATTTTAGCTCAAAATGGACTTTTTTCTCTCTTCAGATTTACACGATCCCTCTTGGCTTTTTTGGTGTTTTATTTATAATGCGAGATGAACTAACCGATGTTTCATAAGATTTCTtggatttcggaagttggaaggGTCataccaagcttttaaaaagaaTTAATTGTTTCAACTCTCAACGTCAATGAAAGGGTCCTTCTAATTTATATCAGCAGTAAACCTCGAGCTAGAGACAATAAAATTATGAAAGAAAACATCACAAGGAAAGTAAAACAGTAAGGAAGATAAGATAAATTAATTTCACATGTAATCCATGATAAATCTGCCATATTTAAAAAAGAATATGCCATATTTCACTGACTATAATTTTCCCTTGGATATATAAAATATTGACGCAAGATTTCGAAGGCAAGAGACGATTGACACTTGCGCTAATATAATCCAATGGAAAGCTTTTTGTCCATAAGTATATACTCCTATTTATTTGTAACTTTCAGTCCCTCACTTATATCAGCTTcttgaaaaacaaaaaacaacCCCATTTATCCACTACCTATAAGCTTCTTGTGCTTGCCTTTTCTATATGTTTTTTATTTAGGttttaatacaacaacaacaacatatcggTTGTGATCCCATAAATGGGTTTTAGAGAGGGTAGGGCGTACGCAATTTTATCCCGTACCATGTGTGAAGTAGAGAGATTATTTCCAATCTACTCAAGAAAAgcattttcaaaacatatttaaaaaatatactaGAGTAAAAAATACATGAGGAAAATTCTAAAAAAAGGATAAGTATTGACAGCAAAAATAGTAAAGACAATCAAAGTGAAAAAAATAATTGTAATAAaagattaataataataattcggATAAGGAGAAGAGGGAGCAACTAAGGTGCTCTAAACTAGAACCAAGCTCTCTTACACAAAAGAGAGAAATCGCTCGAGTACCTACTAACATTCTATCCTAATCTTCGACCTCCATAGTTATATCCTATCTAAGGTCATGTTTTCGGTGAACTGAAGATGTGACATGTCCTGTCTAATCACCTCTCGTCAATTCTTACTCGGTCTATCTTTACCTCTCCTTGGACCTGTCATTGCCATCCTCTCGCACCTTCTCACTGGTGCATCTGTGCTCCTCCTTTCACATGATGAATCATCTTAGTCTCGTTTCCTGCATCTTGTCCACCATGGAGGCCACTTTCACTTTGCCCCGTATATCGTCTCTAATCTTATCTCTCCTAGTATCCCCACACACCCATCTAAACATCCTCATTTCTGATGCTTTCATCTTCTGGACGTGTGCatgagttcttgactggccaacactctacCCCAAAAAACGTAATTGGTCTACAACCACTCTATAGAACTAACCTTTAAGTCTTGATGGCGTATTTTTATCACAGGACAGCAGatgcgagcctccatttcatccatcctgctccaatacgatgtgtgacatcatCGTCATTCTTTCCATATCCTTAGATTAttgacccaagatacttgaaactttctctcttaggcggatgacttgtgtatcaatTCTCACTTTCATATCCACCTCATGCGATGtgtcactgaacttgcactctatATACGCTGACCCAAAACCTTTAGACTCTAGTGTctatctccaaacctccagtCTATTGTTAACTTCGTCGCGTGTCTCATCAATCAATACTATGGCATCTGCAAATAACATATACCTTAAAAGCTCCCTTGAATATGCCGTGTGTCACCAAGACAACAAAAAAACGAGCTAATAGCTGATCTTTGGTGCAATACCGAAATGAAATTCTACTGGTAATTTTCTAGAGGAGCATGCATGGATAAATTTTTTAAAACTACTGGGAATACAATCTTCTTGTAGAAGTGAAATCTAAAAGTGAACTTGCTTCTATGGAAAATGGTAAGCACTGCCATGTGACATTTTAACTGCAGCGAATCTACAAAATCTGATAACTTGAAGGCTGATATGTAAAATCTTTTAATAATAGGGAAAAACTTGTAAATAAAAATGTGAAAAAGGACCAAACCTACTCTTTTTCTAAATAAAAAATTGTTACCTGTACGACGTTTAGTTTTTTATTGTTGAAGGATCAAATCTTGAAACGCAAGAAGTGACGTAATTAGCCGCCAGACCTTATTGCAGTAAGCTATAAATGATTAATCAACCAATAATGGTTCAGACAAATACAATTAATATTGTTTACTGTAAGCAAATACCGCTTATGCAAAACTACTCCCTCATCACCCCAACAAATAAAAGAAAGGGAAGTATTCGGCATATACATGAGGTGAGAAAATCTGGACGTGCAATTTTAGATTACTTCTAAGTAGAAGCAAAATCTAATGATAGGCATTTTCTAGATTTTCTCCAATTTTATTGAAATTAACAATGTCATAGAAACTTGAGAAAGACTCCCTGACCATCAACTCGTAAATTTTAATAGTACTATTTAGCCTACGATGTTCATGAAAATTGTTGATTCATGGAAATGATTAACTAGCCTATTcgtctaaatattttttttacttcatgaacatgaaatgtgaaaACTAAGAAAAACTTCAAATATCTAATTTAAGCACTTTAAATTCATGAAAATGATTCATGGCCAAAGAAACAAAGAACGAGCCTTACCTACTAGATTAATGCTCCTTTAAGGGTTAAATTAATGTAATGCATTTGAAgggtcccaaaatatttgatagtATACTTGAATTTATTAGGCCAAACCCATATCACTCAACTTTGCTCCATTTTTTCATTTTGACACTCTATCTCAACCCTATTATATTTTGGCCCTCCAActctatttcttatgtttcattttaacACAAAAGCCGAAACCAGTACAAAAAAATACAGCGCGTGTGTATGCTCAAATCTGAGATGTAATAAATATCCAATTAAATGTTGCCACCTGGTTTTTTCATCCTTTATTTCATATAAGCTTGAAGTTTGAAGTGAATCCATGTCTCAAAGaatattattttttcataatGGAACGGATATTTATTCTTATGGATTTTAAGTTGAACTGAAAGTATCATGGACACCAAGAAATCTGGGTCAGATATTTTAGTATTGACCCGTTTGATAAGGATG of Nicotiana tomentosiformis chromosome 7, ASM39032v3, whole genome shotgun sequence contains these proteins:
- the LOC104099902 gene encoding transcription factor bHLH118-like, translating into MDDSDQFDFAQVENLLHLLCSPPPPPPPPPTLIPRKQDSSASLQTQSPKRKAAITNFDQDAGKGKPPKEKKNTEKKVVRRDVERQRRRDMARLYQRLRLLIPSKYLMGKRSISDHLEEIVDYIKDMRKDIEELESKRERLKEMRNICSSDHISHLAAPASSLKSDENQDRIRVKKCKEGVEISVISNLGEGLTLSKVLRVLMEEGLLVISCVSSKINQRSLHIIQSEVNSRGDIDLVGLQFKLMSLSYKL